From Nicotiana tabacum cultivar K326 chromosome 22, ASM71507v2, whole genome shotgun sequence, one genomic window encodes:
- the LOC107812401 gene encoding protein MKS1-like codes for MDPPEHPAGKSPKRELQGPRPTPLKVRKDSHKIRKPPVVPHQQHHQLPPQAPPRPPVIIYTVSPKVIHANPSEFMTLVQRLTGPGPDSSSSFSSSSSSFPFQQNMNIGAISPAARFASIEKTRTLEGKKPQICDIEMVEGIETNREVERSSGLFPGILSPNPASLPPIPSNFFSPLSDPNPLGFFNDLSPVLHSNRNYFGHSYLSSPSNFISPRIILSPGTPSLDLFSNLFDI; via the coding sequence ATGGATCCACCGGAACACCCCGCCGGAAAGTCGCCGAAAAGAGAGCTCCAAGGCCCCCGGCCAACACCTCTTAAAGTACGTAAAGATTCACATAAGATAAGAAAACCGCCGGTGGTGCCACATCAGCAACACCACCAGCTACCACCTCAAGCTCCGCCACGACCGCCAGTTATAATATACACCGTGTCCCCTAAGGTAATCCATGCAAACCCTAGTGAGTTCATGACATTAGTCCAAAGACTCACTGGACCTGGACCAGATTCCTCGTCCTCATTTTCCTCCTCGTCCTCTTCATTCCCTTTTCAACAAAATATGAATATCGGTGCGATATCTCCAGCAGCTAGGTTTGCTTCGATAGAGAAAACAAGAACCCTAGAAGGGAAAAAACCACAAATTTGTGACATTGAAATGGTTGAAGGGATAGAGACAAATAGAGAAGTCGAAAGAAGTAGTGGACTTTTTCCAGGTATTTTATCTCCAAATCCAGCTTCTCTTCCACCTATACCATCAAATTTCTTCTCACCACTATCTGATCCAAATCCTCTTGGATTTTTCAATGATTTAAGTCCTGTATTACACAGTAACAGGAATTATTTTGGACATAGTTACTTGTCTAGCCCTTCAAATTTTATTTCACCTAGAATAATTCTGTCTCCAGGTACTCCATCTTTAGACCTTTTCAGTAACCTCTTTGATATTTAA